In Oncorhynchus masou masou isolate Uvic2021 chromosome 10, UVic_Omas_1.1, whole genome shotgun sequence, a single genomic region encodes these proteins:
- the LOC135547448 gene encoding ankyrin repeat and SOCS box protein 9-like isoform X1, which yields MRQATGHSSDNQRNNATQTGSVVFLSNPLMSDIESDWSPIHDAAYNGRVLTLRNLIAQGTCVNLATQDRVSPLHGACLQGHTDCAQLLLENGANVNVPMLKKTTPLSDACARGHVACVTLLLQHGASPQGSSLSASPIHEAAAKGHPECIESLVHHGADVDQHTDQSGSPLYIACTNQHLSTVRKLLQLGASVNRSKDGDSPLHAAARLSNPELVSVLLEHGADCNCRDTQGKQPLDLAPPNSPVEKLLGHRGGVSRLMQQCRLSIRKVLGKARLSSIHGLQIPTELKQYLLYQSDRKGIFIK from the exons ATGAGACAGGCTACAGGACACAGCAGTGACAACCAGAGGAACAATGCTACCCAGACTGGATCAGTTGTTTTTCTCTCCAACCCTTTGATGAGTG ATATTGAGTCAGATTGGTCCCCCATTCATGATGCAGCCTACAATGGACGCGTTCTCACACTGAGAAACCTAATAGCTCAG GGAACGTGTGTCAACCTGGCCACTCAAGACAGAGTCTCTCCCCTTCATGGAGCATGTCTGCAGGGACACACTGACTGTGCCCAGTTACTGTTAGAAAATGGGGCAAAT GTGAATGTCCCCATGTTGAAGAAGACCACCCCTCTGTCGGATGCCTGTGCCCGGGGTCACGTGGCCTGTGTgaccctgctcctccagcacgGAGCCTCACCCCAGGGatccagcctctcagcctcccCCATCCACGAGGCTGCAGCCAAAG GTCACCCAGAGTGCATTGAGTCTCTGGTTCATCACGGGGCAGATGTAGATCAGCACACTGACCAATCAGGCTCGCCACTCTACATTGCCTGCACAAATCAGCATCTGAGTACCGTGAGGAAACTGCTTCAGCTTG GTGCTAGTGTGAACAGGAGTAAGGATGGGGACTCTCCTCTGCACGCGGCAGCCCGTCTGTCCAACCCTGAGCTGGTGTCTGTTCTCCTGGAGCACGGGGCTGACTGCAACTGCAGAGACACACAGGGCAAGCAACCCCTGGACCTGGCCCCTCCCAACAGCCCCGTTGAGAAACTACTGGGCCACAGAGGAG GAGTGTCTCGTCTGATGCAGCAGTGCCGGCTGTCCATCAGGAAGGTTTTGGGAAAGGCCAGACTTAGTTCAATCCATGGTCTTCAGATCCCCACAGAACTGAAGCAATACCTTCTGTACCAATCAGATCGAAAGGGTATATTCATTAAATGA
- the LOC135547448 gene encoding ankyrin repeat and SOCS box protein 9-like isoform X2, translating to MRQATGHSSDNQRNNATQTGSVVFLSNPLMSDIESDWSPIHDAAYNGRVLTLRNLIAQGTCVNLATQDRVSPLHGACLQGHTDCAQLLLENGANVNVPMLKKTTPLSDACARGHVACVTLLLQHGASPQGSSLSASPIHEAAAKGHPECIESLVHHGADVDQHTDQSGSPLYIACTNQHLSTVRKLLQLGASVNRSKDGDSPLHAAARLSNPELVSVLLEHGADCNCRDTQGKQPLDLAPPNSPVEKLLGHRGGS from the exons ATGAGACAGGCTACAGGACACAGCAGTGACAACCAGAGGAACAATGCTACCCAGACTGGATCAGTTGTTTTTCTCTCCAACCCTTTGATGAGTG ATATTGAGTCAGATTGGTCCCCCATTCATGATGCAGCCTACAATGGACGCGTTCTCACACTGAGAAACCTAATAGCTCAG GGAACGTGTGTCAACCTGGCCACTCAAGACAGAGTCTCTCCCCTTCATGGAGCATGTCTGCAGGGACACACTGACTGTGCCCAGTTACTGTTAGAAAATGGGGCAAAT GTGAATGTCCCCATGTTGAAGAAGACCACCCCTCTGTCGGATGCCTGTGCCCGGGGTCACGTGGCCTGTGTgaccctgctcctccagcacgGAGCCTCACCCCAGGGatccagcctctcagcctcccCCATCCACGAGGCTGCAGCCAAAG GTCACCCAGAGTGCATTGAGTCTCTGGTTCATCACGGGGCAGATGTAGATCAGCACACTGACCAATCAGGCTCGCCACTCTACATTGCCTGCACAAATCAGCATCTGAGTACCGTGAGGAAACTGCTTCAGCTTG GTGCTAGTGTGAACAGGAGTAAGGATGGGGACTCTCCTCTGCACGCGGCAGCCCGTCTGTCCAACCCTGAGCTGGTGTCTGTTCTCCTGGAGCACGGGGCTGACTGCAACTGCAGAGACACACAGGGCAAGCAACCCCTGGACCTGGCCCCTCCCAACAGCCCCGTTGAGAAACTACTGGGCCACAGAGGAGGTAGCTAG